The Chryseobacterium geocarposphaerae genome window below encodes:
- a CDS encoding DUF6660 family protein: MIKTAVKDNFYTFVVMYLFRLLLTFYFVALSIMPCNDVAAKQLNATPNFAYVNNPQEHSHSSNDTCSPLCFCNCCQMTVTSFKIEPVIIFPEQVRSYFSKKIFFQKNDFAYLVYDQIWQPPKI, encoded by the coding sequence ATGATAAAAACAGCTGTTAAGGATAATTTTTATACATTTGTTGTAATGTATTTATTCAGATTGCTTTTAACATTCTATTTCGTGGCGTTGTCTATCATGCCATGCAATGATGTTGCTGCTAAGCAATTGAATGCTACTCCGAATTTTGCATACGTAAATAATCCACAGGAACATTCCCATTCAAGCAATGATACCTGTTCTCCGTTATGCTTTTGCAATTGTTGCCAGATGACGGTGACTTCTTTTAAAATTGAACCTGTCATTATCTTTCCGGAGCAGGTTCGTAGCTATTTTTCAAAGAAAATCTTTTTTCAGAAAAATGATTTTGCCTATTTGGTGTATGACCAGATCTGGCAACCTCCTAAGATTTAA
- a CDS encoding bifunctional YncE family protein/alkaline phosphatase family protein, with protein MKNIFLILSAIILSQGVLGQNKILAELENHKVGLPNGWTLTPVGNQVVLGDLPLNLVISHNKKWAAVTNNGQSTQTIDLMDIEHQKKTDSSVIAKSWYGLAFSSDDTVLYASGGHDNMIKTYSVKKGKLALLDSIVLGKPWPEKIGIAGLDVDDKVQKQLYVVTREDKKLYVIDLNNKSIQSKVDLGAEGYTCKLSPDLKQLYISVWGAEKLLVWDVVSKKITKEIAVGNHPNEITFSKNGKWLYVANANDNSVSVINTKEGKVVETLNAALYPNAPSGSTSNGVALSENGKTLYIANADNNCLAVFDVTNPGKSVSKGFIPVGWYPTNVKVVGNEILVTNGKGLSSKANPRGPNPTDKKEKVDRHSGDANKLKEIQYIAGLFKGTLSFIENPEPERLAIYSHAVYQNTPYSKDKELNAEGEAGNPIPMKIGEKSPIKYVFYVIKENRTYDQILGDLPQGNGDPNLCLFGEKITPNQHKIANEFVLLDNFYVDAEVSADGHNWSMGAYATDYLEKTWPSSYGGRGGSYGGEGEREIANNKGGFIWDNAKRHNVTYRTYGEFADKGKPNVKSLEGHVATGYTSYDLSVSDTTRVRQWKEDFDALIRSGKMPQLTTIRISNDHTEGMRAGKKTPYAHVADNDLAVGQFVDHISKSPIWKETAIFILEDDAQNGPDHVDAHRSPAYLISPYVKRKSVDHTMYSTAGMLRTIELILGMKPMTQYDAAAVPMWRSFTNQPDFASFDHVQANINLNERNPEKGKLAELSAKFDWSKEDAVPDLVFNEILWQGIKGESAPAPIRAAFLKTNEDEDDD; from the coding sequence ATGAAGAATATATTCTTAATACTTTCTGCGATAATCTTATCTCAGGGAGTACTGGGACAGAATAAAATACTTGCGGAATTAGAAAATCATAAAGTAGGTTTACCTAATGGCTGGACATTAACCCCTGTGGGAAATCAGGTGGTTTTGGGTGATCTTCCTCTCAATCTGGTCATCAGTCATAACAAAAAATGGGCTGCCGTAACCAATAATGGACAAAGTACACAGACCATTGATCTGATGGATATTGAACATCAAAAAAAGACAGATAGCTCAGTTATTGCAAAATCCTGGTACGGATTGGCTTTTTCTTCAGATGATACTGTTTTATATGCTTCGGGAGGACATGATAATATGATTAAGACCTATTCTGTTAAAAAAGGAAAATTGGCATTGCTGGATTCTATTGTTCTGGGAAAGCCATGGCCTGAAAAAATTGGTATTGCAGGGCTGGATGTTGATGATAAAGTTCAGAAACAGCTGTATGTGGTAACCAGAGAAGATAAAAAATTGTATGTAATTGATCTTAACAACAAATCAATACAGTCTAAGGTTGATCTGGGAGCAGAAGGTTATACCTGTAAACTGTCACCAGATCTTAAACAATTATACATCAGTGTTTGGGGAGCTGAAAAACTGTTGGTTTGGGATGTTGTTTCTAAAAAAATAACAAAAGAGATTGCTGTGGGAAATCATCCCAATGAAATTACTTTCAGTAAAAATGGAAAATGGCTGTATGTTGCCAATGCCAATGATAACTCAGTTTCAGTAATCAATACCAAAGAGGGTAAAGTTGTAGAAACTCTGAATGCGGCGCTATACCCTAATGCACCAAGCGGTTCCACAAGTAATGGAGTTGCCCTTTCTGAAAATGGAAAAACCTTATATATTGCCAATGCAGATAACAATTGTCTTGCTGTTTTTGATGTAACGAATCCCGGGAAATCAGTTTCCAAAGGATTTATACCTGTAGGATGGTATCCTACGAATGTCAAGGTGGTAGGCAATGAGATTTTGGTAACCAATGGAAAAGGTCTTTCTTCCAAAGCCAATCCCCGAGGACCGAATCCTACAGATAAAAAAGAGAAGGTTGATCGCCATTCTGGAGATGCTAATAAACTTAAGGAAATACAATATATTGCCGGTCTGTTCAAAGGAACGTTAAGCTTTATTGAGAATCCGGAACCTGAAAGACTGGCTATTTATTCACATGCTGTCTATCAGAATACACCTTACTCGAAAGATAAGGAACTGAATGCGGAAGGCGAAGCCGGAAATCCCATTCCCATGAAGATAGGTGAAAAATCGCCCATTAAATATGTTTTTTATGTCATTAAAGAAAACCGGACCTATGACCAGATTTTAGGAGATCTTCCGCAGGGAAACGGTGATCCCAATTTATGTTTGTTTGGGGAGAAAATAACTCCGAATCAGCATAAAATTGCGAATGAATTTGTATTGTTAGATAATTTCTATGTGGATGCGGAAGTAAGTGCAGACGGACACAATTGGAGTATGGGGGCTTATGCAACAGATTATCTGGAAAAAACATGGCCTTCGAGCTATGGAGGAAGAGGAGGAAGCTACGGAGGTGAAGGAGAAAGGGAAATAGCCAATAATAAAGGCGGATTTATTTGGGATAATGCGAAAAGGCATAATGTAACTTACCGAACATACGGGGAATTTGCAGATAAAGGAAAACCAAATGTAAAATCATTGGAAGGACACGTAGCGACAGGCTATACAAGCTATGACTTAAGTGTATCGGATACCACTCGTGTCAGACAATGGAAAGAAGATTTCGATGCGCTTATTCGAAGCGGTAAAATGCCTCAGTTAACCACTATTCGTATCAGTAATGATCATACGGAGGGAATGAGAGCAGGTAAAAAAACACCTTATGCTCACGTTGCGGATAACGATCTGGCAGTAGGTCAGTTTGTTGATCATATAAGTAAAAGCCCTATCTGGAAAGAAACTGCTATTTTTATTCTTGAAGATGATGCTCAAAACGGTCCCGACCATGTGGATGCCCACAGAAGTCCGGCTTATCTGATAAGTCCTTATGTAAAAAGAAAATCTGTTGATCATACTATGTATTCCACAGCGGGAATGCTCCGTACGATTGAATTAATCCTCGGAATGAAACCTATGACCCAATATGATGCAGCAGCAGTTCCTATGTGGCGATCATTTACTAATCAGCCGGATTTTGCTTCATTCGATCATGTTCAGGCTAATATAAATCTTAATGAACGAAATCCTGAAAAAGGCAAATTAGCAGAGCTGAGCGCGAAGTTTGACTGGTCTAAGGAAGATGCCGTTCCTGATTTGGTATTCAATGAAATCCTTTGGCAGGGAATCAAAGGAGAAAGCGCGCCTGCTCCGATACGTGCCGCGTTTCTGAAAACTAATGAGGACGAAGATGATGATTAA
- a CDS encoding T9SS type A sorting domain-containing protein: MKYIFILSFFCIYLSNNLYSQAPAIEWQKTYGGLQSDLHNNLHQTSDGGYIHIGSSSSNNGDVTGNHGSGDIWVVKTNATGDIMWQKCFGGSYLDIGTSIQQTSDGGYILAGITASHDGDVSVNYGYKDSWVIKLDASGNIQWQKTYGGPNDDSAYSIRQTTDGGYIVAGYKSMAPPTLVGGNKDFWIIKLDALGNIEWEQTYGDPSGWEEAHSIEQTTDGGYIVAGYSSSPYGYVIGNHGANDYWVIKITATGILQWQQSLGSSTNDVAQSVKQTTDGGYIVSGYSILQGDGGSPDYDFWIVKLNSTGTTLWQNFFGGSMDDRPVGLDSTPDGGCIVAGFFYSYDPITGFPQSDFGVIKLNALGNVEWQNSYGGTYNQGASSIQRTSDGGYIIGGFTQTANVTSDFLVIKLAGNQLGTHGNTIKSNISIYPNPAKDFVTIDHLPAGATISIHDMSGRKIFNKKYSETKVSINTSAFSSGAYIVQVDDQEKTILSEKLIIKK, from the coding sequence ATGAAATATATATTTATTCTTTCTTTTTTCTGTATTTATCTCAGCAACAATCTATACTCACAGGCTCCCGCCATTGAGTGGCAGAAGACCTATGGAGGTCTCCAGTCTGACTTGCATAATAACCTTCATCAAACTTCAGACGGAGGATATATTCATATTGGCTCATCTTCGTCTAATAATGGAGATGTTACCGGAAATCATGGCTCCGGAGATATTTGGGTAGTAAAAACAAATGCTACTGGAGATATTATGTGGCAAAAATGTTTTGGAGGTTCTTACCTGGATATTGGAACTTCCATACAACAAACTTCAGACGGTGGATATATTCTTGCAGGAATTACTGCTTCTCACGATGGAGATGTTTCCGTAAACTATGGTTACAAAGACTCTTGGGTGATAAAACTGGATGCTTCAGGAAATATACAATGGCAAAAAACATATGGAGGACCTAATGATGATTCTGCTTACAGTATAAGACAAACAACTGATGGCGGATATATTGTCGCAGGATACAAAAGTATGGCCCCTCCAACTTTGGTAGGAGGCAATAAGGACTTCTGGATTATAAAATTAGATGCTTTAGGAAATATAGAATGGGAACAAACCTATGGCGATCCGTCCGGCTGGGAAGAAGCGCACTCTATAGAACAAACAACAGATGGCGGATATATCGTCGCAGGATATTCATCTTCACCGTATGGCTATGTAATCGGAAATCATGGTGCCAATGACTATTGGGTTATCAAAATAACCGCAACAGGTATTCTTCAATGGCAACAATCGTTGGGAAGCAGTACGAATGATGTAGCACAATCGGTGAAACAAACGACAGATGGCGGATATATCGTTTCCGGGTATTCTATATTACAAGGCGATGGTGGAAGTCCGGATTATGATTTTTGGATCGTAAAACTTAATTCCACAGGAACTACACTATGGCAGAACTTTTTCGGAGGAAGTATGGATGATAGACCTGTAGGACTTGACAGCACTCCTGATGGCGGATGTATTGTTGCAGGCTTCTTCTACTCTTACGATCCGATCACTGGTTTTCCTCAGTCTGATTTTGGAGTGATCAAACTTAATGCTTTAGGCAATGTAGAATGGCAGAATTCTTATGGTGGAACATATAATCAAGGAGCGTCCTCCATTCAAAGAACCTCTGACGGAGGATATATTATAGGAGGGTTTACACAAACAGCTAATGTCACCTCTGATTTCTTAGTGATAAAACTTGCAGGAAATCAGCTTGGTACCCATGGAAATACAATTAAAAGTAATATTTCAATTTACCCTAACCCAGCAAAAGATTTTGTTACTATAGACCATCTTCCGGCCGGAGCTACAATTAGCATTCACGATATGTCGGGAAGAAAGATATTTAATAAAAAATATTCTGAAACTAAGGTTTCAATCAATACTTCTGCGTTCTCAAGTGGGGCATATATCGTTCAGGTTGATGATCAGGAAAAAACCATTCTATCTGAAAAACTGATTATAAAAAAATAA